A window of the Candidatus Methylomirabilota bacterium genome harbors these coding sequences:
- a CDS encoding 1-(5-phosphoribosyl)-5-[(5-phosphoribosylamino)methylideneamino] imidazole-4-carboxamide isomerase, which translates to MIVIPAVDLRGGRAVRLREGRADAETVFSDDPVAMAMRWKALGAERLHVVDLDGAFAGAPRQSALVAKIVAAVAPVPVEAGGGLRTLAALEAVLEAGARWAVVGTRAALDPAFLLDACRAHGGRIIVAVDARGARVAVKGWTEVGEETVADVARRAQDAGAAALLYTDVSRDGTGLGPNVEDTAALARTVALPVLASGGVASLDDLKRLAAVPGVAGCVVGRALYTGALDLAEALRELASA; encoded by the coding sequence GTGATCGTCATCCCCGCCGTGGACCTGCGCGGGGGCCGGGCGGTGCGGCTCCGGGAAGGGCGCGCGGACGCCGAGACCGTCTTCTCCGACGATCCGGTGGCCATGGCCATGCGCTGGAAGGCGCTCGGCGCGGAGCGCCTCCACGTGGTGGACCTCGACGGCGCGTTCGCGGGTGCGCCGCGGCAGAGCGCGCTCGTCGCGAAGATCGTCGCGGCGGTCGCGCCGGTGCCGGTCGAGGCCGGTGGCGGGCTCCGGACCCTCGCCGCGCTCGAGGCCGTGCTCGAGGCGGGGGCACGCTGGGCCGTCGTCGGCACGCGCGCCGCGCTCGACCCGGCGTTCCTCCTCGACGCGTGCCGGGCGCACGGCGGGCGCATCATCGTGGCCGTGGACGCACGGGGCGCCCGGGTGGCGGTGAAGGGCTGGACCGAGGTCGGGGAGGAGACGGTCGCGGACGTCGCGCGGCGGGCGCAGGACGCGGGCGCGGCCGCGCTCCTCTACACCGACGTGAGCCGCGACGGCACCGGGCTCGGACCGAACGTCGAGGACACCGCGGCGCTCGCGCGCACGGTGGCGCTGCCGGTGCTCGCGTCCGGCGGGGTGGCGTCCCTCGACGACCTCAAGCGCCTCGCGGCGGTGCCCGGCGTGGCGGGGTGTGTCGTGGGACGGGCGCTCTACACCGGCGCGCTCGACCTCGCCGAGGCCCTGCGGGAACTGGCGAGCGCCTGA